A stretch of the Arachis stenosperma cultivar V10309 chromosome 6, arast.V10309.gnm1.PFL2, whole genome shotgun sequence genome encodes the following:
- the LOC130933497 gene encoding uncharacterized protein LOC130933497 produces the protein MADAPPPTPSELLRMVTELQQANQRMAEENQRMQNQIAQLEQARLEHHNRDHENNERTHVSETPQSDNEGNRRHDETQPDNEEEQPDNSAGPFTADIMNFQLPRQFTLPTTLTPYDGLGDPKQHVKKFRSIMIVNGASDPILCRCFPSFLDGPALDWFCSLPADSISRFQELAAQFEDHFAASAIYLHDSDYLTTIKQGARESLKDYITRFTKVAMRIPDLHPEVHLHAIKSGLRPGKFQETIAVTKPKTLAEFCEKAKGQIDVEELRQARKTDRSATNKDDDKPRDSKKAFKPVPRYDSYTKFNTKRDDIIKEILNSKLIKPPRKAGNYPESKSVDRSKYCTFHQKHGHTTDECVIAKDLLERLARQGHLDKFIAGQMQKNTSPTPDTSTAGTSSKGKDKAPAQPRGVINCISGGYAGGGHTSSARKRTYRAMLAITDAPSHPRPPTNISEVTFRPTDFNGADANLDDPVVISIQLGDLIVKKVLLDPGSSADVLFFTTFEKMKLSNKILQPYMGDLVGFSGERVPVLGSVWLQTTLGEQPLHNTQDIQYLVVDCFSPYNVILGRPFLNKFAAIVSTVHLCVKFPVQDNVIATVHGDLQEARQCYNTSLKPPKKVG, from the coding sequence ATGGCTGACGCTCCCCCGCCAACTCCATCCGAACTTCTGAGGATGGTGACTGAACTACAACAAGCAAATCAGCGAATGGCAGAGGAAAACCAGAGAATGCAAAACCAAATCGCACAATTAGAACAAGCTCGCCTAGAGCATCATAATCGCGATCATGAAAACAACGAACGAACTCATGTCTCGGAGACGCCGCAGAGCGACAATGAAGGAAATCGGCGCCATGATGAAACCCAACCCGATAACGAAGAAGAACAACCCGACAACTCGGCAGGACCATTCACAGCAGATATAATGAACTTCCAACTCCCCCGACAATTCACTCTACCGACGACTTTAACCCCATACGACGGGTTGGGTGACCCGAAGCAGCACGTCAAGAAGTTCCGATCTATTATGATCGTTAACGGTGCATCTGATCCAATTCTTTGTCGATGTTTTCCATCTTTTTTAGACGGTCCTGCACTTGACTGGTTCTGTTCTTTGCCTGCAGATTCGATATCTCGTTTTCAAGAGCTGGCCGCCCAATTTGAGGATCATTTTGCAGCATCCGCAATATATCTCCACGATTCTGATTACTTGACGACCATAAAACAGGGAGCACGAGAAAGTCTAAAGGACTATATCACCCGCTTTACAAAGGTCGCCATGAGAATTCCCGACCTCCATCCAGAAGTTCATTTACACGCCATAAAAAGCGGCCTTCGCCCTGGCAAATTCCAGGAAACTATTGCGGTGACCAAGCCAAAAACCTTAGCCGAATTTTGTGAAAAAGCCAAGGGTCAGATCGACGTGGAGGAACTCAGACAAGCAAGGAAAACGGATAGATCGGCAACGAATAAGGACGATGATAAACCTCGGGATAGCAAAAAAGCATTTAAGCCAGTTCCACGATATGACTCATACaccaaattcaatacaaaaagGGACGATATTATAAAGGAGATATTAAACTCCAAACTAATCAAGCCTCCTCGCAAAGCTGGCAATTACCCCGAGTCAAAAAGCGTCGACAGATCAAAGTACTGTACCTTTCACCAGAAACACGGACACACCACCGACGAATGTGTCATCGCCAAAGATCTCCTTGAACGGTTAGCAAGGCAAGGACATCTCGATAAATTTATTGCAGGGCAGATGCAGAAAAATACTAGCCCCACACCAGACACATCAACAGCTGGCACCTCCTCAAAAGGAAAGGACAAAGCACCGGCACAACCAAGAGGTGTAATAAACTGTATCTCAGGAGGCTACGCTGGAGGAGGGCACACAAGCTCAGCCAGAAAGCGTACTTACAGGGCTATGCTAGCAATTACGGATGCCCCAAGCCATCCTCGGCCGCCGACGAACATTTCAGAAGTAACCTTCAGACCAACTGACTTCAACGGTGCCGATGCCAATCTGGACGACCCTGTTGTCATTTCAATTCAGCTGGGAGACTTGATAGTGAAGAAAGTTTTACTCGACCCAGGAAGCAGTGCAGATGTTCTATTTTTCACCACCTTTGAAAAAATGAAGCTGAGTAACAAAATTCTCCAACCATACATGGGAGACTTGGTTGGATTTTCAGGAGAACGAGTTCCTGTACTCGGATCAGTGTGGTTACAAACCACACTCGGTGAGCAACCATTACACAATACACAGGATATTCAGTATCTTGTGGTCGACTGTTTTAGCCCATACAACGTTATATTAGGCAGACCATTTTTAAACAAATTCGCTGCAATTGTTTCCACTGTTCACCTCTGTGTCAAGTTCCCTGTGCAGGACAATGTCATAGCTACAGTTCACGGAGATCTCCAGGAGGCGAGGCAATGCTACAACACAAGCCTAAAGCCACCCAAAAAAGTCGGATAG